The following nucleotide sequence is from Dyella sp. BiH032.
GGCGAGCAGCGAGGGCAGGCCGTCCCAGGAGCCGCCGAAGGCGATGCCCTGGAGGACGCGGAAGAAAGCGAGCAGTGCGATGGCGCGCCAGCCGAGCGTCTCGTAGCCCGGCAGGAAGGCCATGCCCACGGTGGCGCTGCCGAGCAGGAACAGCGCGGCCGTCAGCTTGGTGCCGCGGCTCCAGCGGCGCTGGATGGCCATGAACAGGGCGGTGCCGAACGGGCGCGCCACGAAGGCCAGCGCGAAGACCACGAACGACAGCAGCAGGCCGTGCAGGCGGTCCCGGAATGGGAAGAACACCGGGGGGAAGACCAGCACCGACGCGATGCCGAAAACGAAGAAGTCGAAATACTCCGACGCGCGGCCGATGACCACGCCGACGGCGATCTCGCTGGGGGCGACGTTGGAATGGCCGGGCGCCGGCGACGCATCATCCTGCGCCGGGCCCGCGGTTCCGTGGTGATCAAGTGTGCTCGACATCGCCATGCTGAAACTTGTGGACTTGGGGGGAGGTTCGCGTAAGGATCGCACTGGCGGCTTCCAACCGCCATGAGACAAAGTGTCCTATTCCGCGGCGCAGCACGCATAGGTTAACTTTTTCGGTCTCCCCATGCTTCGGCTTCCCTTCCGGCCCATGTTTTCCAAGGCTCTTCGCGGACTGCTGCTTCCGGCCGTCCTGCTGCTGGCAGGCTGCCAGACCGTGCTGATGTCGCCTTCCGGCGACATGGCCGCCCAGCAGCGCGACATCATCCTCATTTCCCTGGTCCTGATGCTGCTGATCGTGGTGCCGGTGATCGGGCTGACCCTGTTCTTCGCCTGGCGCTACCGGGCCTCCAACAAGAAGGCCACCTACAAGCCGGACTGGGACCACTCGACTGTGCTCGAGCTGCTGATCTGGTCGGCCCCGCTGCTGATCATCATCGCACTGGGCGCGCTGACCTGGGTGAGCACGCACAAACTGGACCCGTTCCGCCCGCTGGAGCGCATCTCCGCGCAACGTGAGATGCCGGCCGGAGTGAAGCCGCTGACCGTGGAAGTGGTGGCCATGGACTGGAAGTGGCTATTCATCTACCCCGAGCAGGGCATCGCCACGGTGAACGAGATGGCCGCGCCGGTGGATCGCCCCATCCAGTTCAAGATCACGGCCTCGACCGTGATGAACTCCTTCTTCGTCCCTGCGCTCGCCGGCCAGATCTACGCCATGCCGGGCATGGAGACCAAGCTGCACGCGGTGATCAACAAGCCGGGCGCCTACGACGGCATTTCGGCGAACTACAGCGGCGCCGGCTTCTCCGGCATGCGCTTCAAGTTCCTCGGCATGAGCGAGAGCGAGTTCGAGCAGTGGACGGCCAAGGCGAAGGAGGGCGCCGCGCTGACGCGCGAGAGCTACCTCGCGCTGGAGAAGCCCAGCGAGAACGAGCCCGTGCGCCGCTATGCCAGCGTTTCTCCCGATCTGTACGGCGCCATCGTCAACATGTGCGTCGCGCCGGGCACTCCGTGCATGCACGAGACCATGGCCAAGGACGCCGCCCGTGCCGGCAAGCCCGGTGGCGAGCACGACATGGAACACATGGAGCACTGATCGTGCGCCGCCCGACCCATCCGCATTGCGCCTTTCCGGGTGTTCAAGATGTCTGATCCCGATTTTTCCAAGCTGATTTTCGGCCGCCTCACGTGGGAGGCCATCCCGTACCACGAGCCCATCCTGCTGGCCACCTTCGCCGCCGTGGCGATCGGCGGCCTGGCCCTGGCGGGCGTGATCACCAAGTACCGCCTGTGGGGCTACCTCTGGCGCGAGTGGTTCACCAGCATCGACCACAAGAAGATCGGCATCATGTACATGGTGCTGGGCCTGGTGATGCTGCTGCGCGGCTTCGCCGACGCCGTCATGATGCGTCTGCAGCAGGCGGTCTCCTTCGGCGACAACCTCGGCTACCTGCCGCCGCACCACTACGACCAGATCTTCACCGCCCACGGCGTGATCATGATCTTCTTCGTGGCGATGCCGATCGTGACCGGCCTGATGAACTACATCGTGCCGCTGCAGATCGGTGCGCGCGACGTGGCCTTCCCGTTCCTCAACAACTTCAGCTTCTGGATGACCGCCAGCGGCGCCGTGCTGGTGATGGCCTCGCTGTTCGTGGGCGAGTTCGCGCGCACGGGCTGGCTGGCCTATCCGCCGTTGTCCGGCATCCTGGGCAGTCCCGACGTGGGCGTGGACTACTACATATGGTCCCTGCAGATAGCAGGTGTCGGCACCTTGCTGTCCGGCGTCAACCTGCTGGTGACCATCATCAAGATGCGCGCGCCGGGCATGAAGCTGATGCAGATGCCGGTGTTCACCTGGACCGCGCTGTGCACCAACGTGCTGATCATCGCCGCGTTCCCGGTGCTGACCGCCGTGCTGGCGCTGCTGTCGCTTGACCGGTACCTGGGCACCCACGTGTTCACGAACGAACTGGGCGGCAACGCCATGATGTACGTGAACCTGATCTGGATCTGGGGCCATCCGGAGGTCTATATCCTGATCCTGCCGATGTTCGGCGTGTTCTCCGAAGTGGTGTCCACCTTCGCCGGCAAGCGTCTGTTCGGCTACACCTCGATGGTGTACGCGACGATCGTGATCACCGTGCTGTCCTACCTGGTATGGCTGCACCACTTCTTCACGATGGGCTCGGGCGCGAGCGTGAACTCGTTCTTCGGCATCACCACGATGATCATCTCGATCCCCACGGGCGCGAAGATCTTCAACTGGCTGTTCACCATGTACCGCGGCCGCATCCGCTTCGAGCTGCCGATGATGTGGGTGGTGGCCTTCATGGTGACCTTCGTGATCGGCGGCATGACCGGCGTGCTGCTGGCGGTGCCGCCGGCGGACTTCTCGCTGCACAACAGCCTGTTCCTGATCGCGCATTTCCATAACGTGATCATCGGCGGCGTGCTGTTCGGCGCGTTCGCGGCGATCAACTTCTGGTTCCCGAAGGCGTTCGGCTTCAAGCTGGATCCCTTCTGGGGCAAGTGCTCGTTCTGGCTGTGGGTGGTGGGTTTCTACTTCGCCTTCATGCCACTGTACGTACTGGGCCTGATGGGCGTGACGCGCCGTATCAGCCACTTCGAGGATCCGTCGCTGCAGATCTGGTTCCAGATCGCCGCTTTCGGTGCCGCGCTGATCGCTCTGGGCATCGCGGCCATGCTGATCCAGTTCGTGGTGAGCTTCCTGCGTCGCGACAAGCTGCGCGACGTGACTGGCGATCCTTGGAACGGCCGCACGCTGGAGTGGTCCACGTCCTCGCCGCCGCCGGCCTACAACTTCGCCTTCACGCCCGTGGTGCACGACAACGACGCGTGGTGGCAGATGAAGCAGCTAGGCTGGCAGCGTCCGCAGGCGGGCTTCATCGACATCCACATGCCGAAGAACACCGGCGCCGGCATCATTCTGGCCGGCTTGAGCACCGTGCTCGGCTTCGCCCTGATCTGGCACATGTGGCTGGTCGCGGGCGTGGCATTCCTGGCGCTGCTCGGCGTGGCCATCGGCCATACGTTCAACTACAACCGCGAGTACTACATCCAGGCCGGCGACGTGGCCCGGGTGGAGGCGGCGCGCACGGAGCAGCTGGCCAGCCATGTCTGACGTGAAGTCCTACGACACCTACAACACGGTAGCCGCGCCGTTGCGGTTCCACCAGGAAACCGAGCACCATCCGGAGAACGGCACGCTGCTCGGCTTCTGGTTCTACCTGATGAGCGACTGCCTCATCTTCGCCTGCCTGTTTGCGGTATACGGCGTGCTGGGCCGCAGCTACGCGGGCGGCCCGACCGGCGCCGAACTGTTCGAGCTGCCGCTGGTGGCGCTGAATACCTCGCTGCTGCTGCTGTCCTCGATCACGTACGGCTTCTCCATGCTGGAGATGCAGCGCAATCGCGTGGGCGGCACCCTGGTGTGGCTGGGCATCACCGGCCTGCTGGGCGCCGGCTTCATCGGCATCGAGCTGTACGAGTTCGCCCACCTGATCGCCGAGGGCGCAGGCCCGCAGCGCAGCGCGTTCCTGTCGTCGTTCTTCACCTTGGTGGGGACGCACGGCCTGCACGTGAGCTGCGGCATCATCTGGCTGATCACGCTGATGGTGCAGGTGAAGAAGAAGGGCCTGATCGGCCCCAACAAGCGCCGCCTGTGGTGCCTGTCGATGTTCTGGCACTTCCTCGACGTGGTGTGGATCGGCGTCTTCAGCTTTGTCTATCTGATGGGAGTGCTGCCGTGAGCGCGCATACCGACGTCCATGCCGTGCACGACGGCCACGGCCACGACCACCATGGCGATGGTCACGACGACGGCATCGGCCACGTCTCGCTGAAGGGCTACGTGGTCGGCTTCATGCTGGCTGTGATCCTGACTGCCATTCCGTTCTGGCTGGTGATGAGCGGAGGCTTCAAGGATTCGAGCACTACCGCGCTGGTGGTCCTGGGCTTCGCTGCGGTGCAGATCGTGGTGCACATGGTGTACTTCCTGCACATGAACGCGAAGTCGGAGAACGGCTGGAACATGCTGGCCCTGATCTTCACCGCCGTGCTGGTGCTGATCACGTTGAGCGGTTCGATCTGGGTGATGTACCACCTGAACCACAACATGATGCCGGCCCTGATGGATACCCGGAACCTGCCGTGAGCGGGTTCCCGGCGGCACGCTGGCCATGGCTCGGCTAGGCGCCGCCGACGTCACCGAGCGCGGCCCGCGCGGGCCGCTGGCGCTCTCTCTGCTGGCCTTGCTGGCGCTGGCCTGCTTCAGCGGATTCGTTGCCCTGGGTACCTGGCAGGTGCATCGCCTGGCCTGGAAACGCGAGCTGATCGCGCGGGTCGAGCAGCGCGTCCATGCGCCCGCCGCCGAGGCTCCCCGGCCGGCCGAGTGGGCTGGCGTGACCGCGGCGACGCACGAATATCTCCACGTCCGCCTCACCGGCGTCTTCCTGCATGACCGTCAGGCGCTGGTGGCCGCGAGTACCGGTTTCGGCAGCGGCTATTGGGTGATGACGCCGCTGCGCGCGGCCGACGGCAACGTCGTCCTCGTCAACCGTGGCTTCGTTCCCACCGACTGGTGCGGGCGCAATGGGCGCTGCGCCGCCGGGCCGGCGGGCGAGCTCACCGTCACCGGCCTGCTGCGCATGCCCGAGACCCGGGCATTCCTGCGGCACAACGACCCGGCGCAGAACCGCTGGTATGCCAGGGACGTGCAGGCGATTGCCGCCGCGCGTGGCCTGGGCCCGGTCGCGCCGTTCTTCGTGGACCAGGATGCGGATCCCGCGAACGCCGATGCGTGGCCGCGAGGCGGACTGACCGTCACCGCCTTTCCCAACAGTCACCTGAGCTATCTGATCACCTGGTATGTGTTGGCGCTCATGGTCGTGCTGGCCGCGGCCTATGTGGGAAGGCACGAATACCGCCTGCGCCGGAAGCTGCGTGCCGGTGATTGATGCGGAGTCGGCGGGTACCGCCGCCCATCGCGGAACGGAGCGGGCGGGGCGGAAAATGTTCTCGACGGGGCATTGACCTCCCCGGGAACACCCCGTATAGTTTCGCGCTCCCGGCGGGCGGTTAGCTCAGCGGTAGAGCACTGCCTTCACACGGCAGGTGTCACAAGTTCGATCCTTGTACCGCCCACCATCCGAATCGAATGAGAAGGCCACCCTTGCGGTGGCCTTCTCGTTTTCGCGGCGGAACGTCCCGCCATGCCCGTGTCGTCTACCGATCCCGATCGCGCAAAAGGCGGAAAGGGCACGGGAAGATGCCGCGATTACAATGCCCCGGCTGACCCGTACGGATTCGACGCCATGCACGAAGCTCTTGCCAACCTGCAATTGATCACGCTCACCCCCTGGAAGCTCATCGGCCTGCTCGGCACGCTCCTGTTCACCGCGCGCTGGTTCGTGCAGTTCTACGCCACCAAGCGGCAGAAGAAGGTGGTGGTGCCGATGTCGTTCTGGTACCTGTCCGTGGCCGGCAGCGTGCTGACCCTGGCCTACTTCATCTGGGGCAAGAACGATTCGGTCGGCATCATCCAGACCGCGTTCCCGATGTTCGTGTCCATCTACAACGTGTTCTCGCACCTGCGCCACCGCCGGCCGGAAACGGTGCGCCCGGGTGGCCCGGAAGAGACCTGAGCGAACGGGTTGCGTCGGCTTTGCGTCATCCCGGCGCAGGCCGGGATCCCGTGGCGATGATGTTCTTTGTCGCCGGACGCTTCTAAGGACAGCTTCTAAGCGGCTACGCAAAGATGCTGCGCAGTCGTCGCTGGATGACTCGCTGCGTTCGCCCCTCCGCGGCGTTCTCCGCACGCTTCGCGCTCCGTCGGGCCTGCGCCGGGATGAAGTTGTGGCGAAGCCGCGCGATCTGGTGACGGCAGCCGCTCAGTCCGGGTCGTAATCCAGGTTCGGCGCCAGCCAGCGCTCCGCTTCCTCGCGCGTCCAGCCCTTGCGCTTCGCATAGTCCTCGACCTGCTCGCGCGTCAGCCGGCCCACCACGAAGTACTGGCTGCCGGGGTGCGAGAAGTACCAGCCGGACACAGCCGCGGTGGGATACATGGCGAAGCCCTCGGTCAGCTCGATCCCGGCATTCGCCGTGGCATCGAGCAGCTCGAACAGCGTGGCTTTCTCCGTGTGGTCGGGGCAGGCCGGATAGCCGGGCGCGGGGCGGATGCCGCGGTACTTCTCATCGATCAGCGCGTCGTTGTCCAGCGCTTCGTCCGGCGCATAACCCCAGAATTCGCGCCGCACGCGCTCGTGCATGCGCTCGGCGAAGGCTTCGGCAAGGCGGTCGGCGAGGGCTTTCAGCAGGATCGACGAGTAATCGTCGTGCGCGGCCTCGAAGCGGGCCACGTGTTCTTCGATGCCGACGCCCGCGGTCACCGCGAACGCGCCCACCCAGTCGGCCTTGCCGGCTTCCTTGGGCGCGACGAAGTCGGCCAGCGAGAAATCGGGCCGGTCGATCGGCTTGTCGGCTTGCTGGCGCAGATGATGAAGCACGGCGAGCTTGCGGCCGTCGTCCGCATAGAGTTCGGTGTCGTCGCCGACCCGGGCGGCGCGCCAGAAGCCGATCACTGCGCGCGCCCTCAGCCAGCGCTCCGCCACGATGCGGTCGAGCATCGCCTGCGCATCGCGGAACAATTCCGTCGCCTGCGCGCCGACGATCTCGTCCTGGAGGATCGCCGGGTAATGGCCGGCCAGTTCCCAGGCCTGGAAGAACGGCGTCCAGTCGATGTACCGGCGCAACTCGGCCAGGTCGTAGTCGTCGAACACGGTGACGCCGGGCTTGCGCGGCTGCGGCGGCTCGTACGCCGCCCAGTCGCAGGTGAAGCGCTGCGCGCGCGCCTTCTCCAGCGGGACCAGCGCCTTGCCGGAGCCGCGGTTGCGGTGGCGGTCGCGCACTTCCGCGTACTCCGCGCGCACCTTGGCCATGAAGGTGTCGACCAGGTCCTTGCTCACCAGCGACTGCGCCACGCCCACGGCGCGCGAGGCGTCCTTCACCCATACGGTGGGCGCTTCGTAGTGCGGGTCGATCTTCAGCGCCGTATGCGCGCGCGAGGTGGTGGCGCCGCCGATCAGCAGCGGAATGGTGAAGTTCTGCCGTTGCATCTCGCGCGCGACGTGGCTCATTTCCTCCAGCGAGGGCGTGATCAGGCCGGACAGGCCGATCAGGTCGGCGTTGTGCTCGCGCGCGGTATCCAGGATCTTCTGCGCCGGCACCATCACGCCCAGGTCGATCACCTCGAAATTGTTGCAGCGGAGTACCACGCCGACGATGTTCTTGCCGATGTCGTGTACGTCGCCCTTCACCGTGGCCATTACGATGGTGCCGTTGTTCTTGCCCATGTCACCGGTGCGCAGTTTCTCCGCCTCGATGTAGGGCAGCAGATAGGCCACGGCCTTCTTCATCACGCGGGCGGACTTGACCACCTGCGGCAGGAACATCTTGCCGGCGCCGAACAGGTCGCCGACCACGTTCATGCCATCCATCAGCGGGCCTTCGATCACGTCCAGCGGGCGCGTGGCCTGCTGCCGGGCTTCTTCCGTGTCGGCATCCACGTATTGGTCGATACCGTGGACCAGCGCGTGGCTCAGGCGCTCGCGCACGGGTTTTTCGCGCCACGCGAGGTTCTCGGTGACGACTTCGCCCTTCTTCGCCTTGAAGCGGTCGGCGATCTCCAGCAGGCGTTCGGTCGCATCGGGGCGGCGGTTGAGCACCACGTCCTCGACGCGGTCGCGCAGTTCCTCCGGCACCTCGTCGTAGATCATCAGGGCGCCGGCGTTGACGATGCCCATGTCCATTCCCGCCTTGATGGCGTGGTACAGGAACACCGAATGGATCGCCTCGCGCACGGTGTTGTTGCCGCGGAACGAGAAGGAAACGTTGGAAACGCCACCGGAGACATGGCTGAGCGGGAAGCGCCGTTTCAGCTCGCGCGTGGCTTCGATGAAATCCACCGCGTAGTTGTTGTGTTCCTCGATGCCGGTGGCGATGGCGAAGATGTTCGGGTCGAAGATGATGTCTTCGGGCGCGAAGTCGAGCTGCTCCGTGAGCAGCCGGTACGCGCGCGAACAGATTTCCACCTTGCGTTCGCAGGTATCGGCCTGGCCCGTCTCGTCGAAGGCCATCACCACCACCGCGGCACCGTACTGCTGCACCTTGCGGGCGTGCTCGAGGAAAATCTCCTCGCCTTCCTTCATGGAGATCGAGTTGACGATACCTTTGCCCTGGAGACAGCGCAGGCCGGCTTCGATCACGGTCCATTTGG
It contains:
- the cyoA gene encoding ubiquinol oxidase subunit II, yielding MFSKALRGLLLPAVLLLAGCQTVLMSPSGDMAAQQRDIILISLVLMLLIVVPVIGLTLFFAWRYRASNKKATYKPDWDHSTVLELLIWSAPLLIIIALGALTWVSTHKLDPFRPLERISAQREMPAGVKPLTVEVVAMDWKWLFIYPEQGIATVNEMAAPVDRPIQFKITASTVMNSFFVPALAGQIYAMPGMETKLHAVINKPGAYDGISANYSGAGFSGMRFKFLGMSESEFEQWTAKAKEGAALTRESYLALEKPSENEPVRRYASVSPDLYGAIVNMCVAPGTPCMHETMAKDAARAGKPGGEHDMEHMEH
- the cyoB gene encoding cytochrome o ubiquinol oxidase subunit I gives rise to the protein MFGRLTWEAIPYHEPILLATFAAVAIGGLALAGVITKYRLWGYLWREWFTSIDHKKIGIMYMVLGLVMLLRGFADAVMMRLQQAVSFGDNLGYLPPHHYDQIFTAHGVIMIFFVAMPIVTGLMNYIVPLQIGARDVAFPFLNNFSFWMTASGAVLVMASLFVGEFARTGWLAYPPLSGILGSPDVGVDYYIWSLQIAGVGTLLSGVNLLVTIIKMRAPGMKLMQMPVFTWTALCTNVLIIAAFPVLTAVLALLSLDRYLGTHVFTNELGGNAMMYVNLIWIWGHPEVYILILPMFGVFSEVVSTFAGKRLFGYTSMVYATIVITVLSYLVWLHHFFTMGSGASVNSFFGITTMIISIPTGAKIFNWLFTMYRGRIRFELPMMWVVAFMVTFVIGGMTGVLLAVPPADFSLHNSLFLIAHFHNVIIGGVLFGAFAAINFWFPKAFGFKLDPFWGKCSFWLWVVGFYFAFMPLYVLGLMGVTRRISHFEDPSLQIWFQIAAFGAALIALGIAAMLIQFVVSFLRRDKLRDVTGDPWNGRTLEWSTSSPPPAYNFAFTPVVHDNDAWWQMKQLGWQRPQAGFIDIHMPKNTGAGIILAGLSTVLGFALIWHMWLVAGVAFLALLGVAIGHTFNYNREYYIQAGDVARVEAARTEQLASHV
- the cyoC gene encoding cytochrome o ubiquinol oxidase subunit III yields the protein MSDVKSYDTYNTVAAPLRFHQETEHHPENGTLLGFWFYLMSDCLIFACLFAVYGVLGRSYAGGPTGAELFELPLVALNTSLLLLSSITYGFSMLEMQRNRVGGTLVWLGITGLLGAGFIGIELYEFAHLIAEGAGPQRSAFLSSFFTLVGTHGLHVSCGIIWLITLMVQVKKKGLIGPNKRRLWCLSMFWHFLDVVWIGVFSFVYLMGVLP
- the cyoD gene encoding cytochrome o ubiquinol oxidase subunit IV, with translation MSAHTDVHAVHDGHGHDHHGDGHDDGIGHVSLKGYVVGFMLAVILTAIPFWLVMSGGFKDSSTTALVVLGFAAVQIVVHMVYFLHMNAKSENGWNMLALIFTAVLVLITLSGSIWVMYHLNHNMMPALMDTRNLP
- a CDS encoding SURF1 family protein, translated to MARLGAADVTERGPRGPLALSLLALLALACFSGFVALGTWQVHRLAWKRELIARVEQRVHAPAAEAPRPAEWAGVTAATHEYLHVRLTGVFLHDRQALVAASTGFGSGYWVMTPLRAADGNVVLVNRGFVPTDWCGRNGRCAAGPAGELTVTGLLRMPETRAFLRHNDPAQNRWYARDVQAIAAARGLGPVAPFFVDQDADPANADAWPRGGLTVTAFPNSHLSYLITWYVLALMVVLAAAYVGRHEYRLRRKLRAGD
- a CDS encoding lipid-A-disaccharide synthase N-terminal domain-containing protein yields the protein MHEALANLQLITLTPWKLIGLLGTLLFTARWFVQFYATKRQKKVVVPMSFWYLSVAGSVLTLAYFIWGKNDSVGIIQTAFPMFVSIYNVFSHLRHRRPETVRPGGPEET
- the metH gene encoding methionine synthase, which produces MTIRHTRLSGLEPLVITPDLLFVNVGERTNVTGSAQFRKLIKEERYEEAVEVARQQVASGAQIIDVNMDEGLIDSEAAMTRFLNLIAAEPDIARVPVMVDSSKWTVIEAGLRCLQGKGIVNSISMKEGEEIFLEHARKVQQYGAAVVVMAFDETGQADTCERKVEICSRAYRLLTEQLDFAPEDIIFDPNIFAIATGIEEHNNYAVDFIEATRELKRRFPLSHVSGGVSNVSFSFRGNNTVREAIHSVFLYHAIKAGMDMGIVNAGALMIYDEVPEELRDRVEDVVLNRRPDATERLLEIADRFKAKKGEVVTENLAWREKPVRERLSHALVHGIDQYVDADTEEARQQATRPLDVIEGPLMDGMNVVGDLFGAGKMFLPQVVKSARVMKKAVAYLLPYIEAEKLRTGDMGKNNGTIVMATVKGDVHDIGKNIVGVVLRCNNFEVIDLGVMVPAQKILDTAREHNADLIGLSGLITPSLEEMSHVAREMQRQNFTIPLLIGGATTSRAHTALKIDPHYEAPTVWVKDASRAVGVAQSLVSKDLVDTFMAKVRAEYAEVRDRHRNRGSGKALVPLEKARAQRFTCDWAAYEPPQPRKPGVTVFDDYDLAELRRYIDWTPFFQAWELAGHYPAILQDEIVGAQATELFRDAQAMLDRIVAERWLRARAVIGFWRAARVGDDTELYADDGRKLAVLHHLRQQADKPIDRPDFSLADFVAPKEAGKADWVGAFAVTAGVGIEEHVARFEAAHDDYSSILLKALADRLAEAFAERMHERVRREFWGYAPDEALDNDALIDEKYRGIRPAPGYPACPDHTEKATLFELLDATANAGIELTEGFAMYPTAAVSGWYFSHPGSQYFVVGRLTREQVEDYAKRKGWTREEAERWLAPNLDYDPD